Within Bdellovibrio bacteriovorus HD100, the genomic segment CATCGGCTGACCGGCGATATCACCGATAGCAAAGATGTTGGAAACATTCGTGCGGCGTTGAGCATCGACTTTTACGAAGCCACGCTCGTCCACTTGAATGCCAGCAGCTTTCAGGTTTGCCTGATCGCCATTTGGACGACGACCCACAGTCACAAGGATCTTGTCGCATTTTACAACTTCGTCTTTGCCGTTGATCTCAACAGTCACTTCGTAACCGTCTTTGACTTTTTTCTGACCTTTGGCTTTTGCTCCGTAAAGAACATTCACGCCCGCTTTTGTCAGTTTGCGAGTCACGATCTGAGCGCAGTCTGGATCAACCACACCCGCCAACAATGCGGATTGTGCTTCGATCACAGTCACTTCCGTGCCCAGCTTGCGCAGGTAAGAAGAGATCTCAAGACCGATGTAACCACCACCGATAACCGCCACGCGCTTAGGGATGGTATCAAACGCCAAAGCGCCTGTGGAAGAGCAGATGTCTTTTTCGTCGAACTTGAAGCCAGGGATTTCAATCGGACGGGAACCTGTTGCCACAACAAAGTATTTCGCCTGAACTGACTCAGTCCCTGCAGAAGACTTCACAGAGATTTCTTTGGAAGACTTGAATTCAGCATCACCTTTGATGATGGTAACGCCATAGCCTTTAAGAAGCTGATTCACACCGCCGGACATCTTGTCAGAAACGGATTGTTTCCATTTCACAAGTTGTTTCATGTCCACGTCGATGCCACCTTTGATGTTCAAGCCCATTTCTTTGAAATTGTGCTGGGCTTTGTGCAAAAGGTGAGTCGCAGTGATCATGGCTTTGGACGGGATACAACCCACGTTCAAGCACACGCCACCCAGGAATTCACGTTCGATAACTGCTGTTTTAAAACCAAGTTGTGCAGAACGGATCGCAGCCACATAACCGCCAGGACCCGCACCAATAACTACTACGTCAAAATTTTGCATAATAAATCTCCAATTAAGTCCAGCTGAAACACCTGCCGGTGCTTCAGCCTCCTCCGGGCGAGCCGGCTAGATCAACTCCACCAATAGTTTGCCTGGGTTTTCGATGCGGCCGATGAAGGCAGCAAGGAATCTTGCAGCGACAGCGCCGTCGATCAAACGGTGATCGGCAGTCATCGTGTAGTTCATAACTTTAATCGCGGAAACCTGGCCGTTTTTCAGAACCACTTTTTCGTCGATTTTGTACATGCCCAGGATCGCCACTTCAGGGTGGTTGATCACCGGAGTCGCGTATGTGCCACCGATAGAACCGATGTTCGTTACAGTGATAGTTGCACCCTTCATTTCATCCGGTTTCAACTTGCCGTCACGAGCACGCTTGGAAAGATCCAGGATCTCTTTGGAGATTTCCAGGATGGATTTCTGGTCTGCGTTTTTGATCACTGGAACGACAAGGCCGTTTGGAGTGTCTGCTGCGAAGCCCAGGTTGAAGTACTTTTTGTAAACGATTTCGCCCGCTGCATCGTCGATGGAGGCATTGAACATCGGGAATTCACGGATTGTTGCGATCAAAGCCTTCATGATGATTGGAAGGTAAGTGATCTTCGTGCCGTTTTTCTCTGCGTGTTCTTTCAGGCTTTCGCGAAGAGCAACCATCGCATCCACTTTCGCTTCATCCATGATGGTGAAGTGCGGGATCACGTGTTTAGAACGCTGCATGTTTTCAGCGATCTTCTTGCGGATGCCGATCATAGGAACGCGCTCTTCCGCTGCGCCTGCCGGGCCTTGGTAAGCTGGTTTAGGAATAGTCATGGAAGCTGCTGCTGGAGCCGCTTTCGCTGCTGCCGGAGCTGCGCCACCACCGGAAGACATAACGTCTTCACGAGTCACGCGACCTGCAAGGCCAGTTCCGGTAAGAGAGTTGATATCAACTCCCATTTCACGAGCCAGACGACGAGTCGCCGGAGTCGCCAGAACTTTGGAGTCTGCCACAGGTGGGAAGATGTCGCTGGAAGCAGTTGCCACTGGAGCTGCTGCCTTCGTAGCAGGTGCTGCTGCCGGAGCCGGAGCTGCCGCTGCTGCAGGAGCCGCTTTCGGAGCCGCTGCGCCACCTGCACCCTCAAGGATGATCATGGTGGAACCGACTTTTACAACGTCGCCGGATTTGAATTTCAATTCTTTTACAACACCAGCTACTGGAGTCGGAACTTCCACAGTCGCTTTGTCCGTCAGAACTTCAGCAATCGCCTGGTCTGCTTTTACAGAGTCACCTGGTTTAACCAACCATTTAACCAGTTCGCCTTCAGTCACGCCCTCGCCCAGTTCAGGAAGTTTAACATCCTGAGCTTTACCGCCACCTGCAGCCGGAGCTGGAGTGGAAGCTGCTGGAGCCGGAGCTGCCGCTGCCGGTTGAGCGGCTGCAGGTTTTGCAGCGCCTGCACCATCAAGAGTGATCATCGTCGCTCCGACTTTAACAACGTCGCCGGATTTGAATTTAAGATCTTTTACGACACCCGCAACCGGTGACGGAACCTCTACCGTTGCTTTGTCAGTCAATACTTCTGCGATAGCCTGGTCCGCTTTGACCGCATCGCCTGGTTTTACCAACCATTTTACCAATTCACCTTCAGTAACGCCTTCTCCAAGCTCGGGCAGTTTCACATCAGTTGCCATGTTGCGAGAGTTCCTTTCGTTGTTCATATCTAAATCTAAAACACCTCGTTCTAGACGCACCCTAGAGCATTTGCACGGGATAACACGCAGCATAAACGGTATTGAAAATCAGCTGTCACAGGTTGCCACGTAACAGTGTGATTTTTCCACGGTTTCCAATAGGTTGCGGGCGGGGCAGGGGGCTTTGAAAGGGGTCGACAAAAGGCCCTTTCAGGGACTAATTTCAGGGTGTTGATTTTGACTTGAAGATTGGGGTTCCTATGAAGTTTCACAGCAAGCTGCAAGAGGGTATTTTTTTAAAGCGCTATAAGCGCTTCTTTGCGGATATTGAATTTCAGGGGCAGCAGGTGACGGCCCATGTTCCCAACACCGGCAGTCTAAAAAGTGTGAACAATCCGGGACAGCACTGTCTGTTTTCTGAAAGCACCAATCCGGAGCGTAAGCTGAAGTACACTCTGGAAATGATCAAGTCCCCGACGGGATCCTGGGTTGGGGTTAATACGGCGACTCCAAACACAGTGGTGCGTGAAACCCTTCATCATGTGGTCGGTCACAAAAAAGAGGTGATTGGCGGCTTTGCCCACTGGGCGGCCTTTGATGAAGTGAAGCCGGAATACAAAATCAGCGCGGAAACCCGCCTGGATTTTGCCCTGAAGAAAAACAACAGCGATAAAATGCATTTTATCGAAGTGAAAAACGTGACCCTGGCTGAAGAAGGGACCGCCAAGTTCCCGGACGCTGTGACCGAGCGCGGGCAAAAGCATCTGCGTGAGCTTATGGCATTGATGGAGCAGGGGCACACGGCGGAAATCGTCTTCACAATCCAGCGTCACGACTGCGGTTCGTTCTCTCCGGCGGATGACATTGATCCGGAATATGGCCGTCTGCTGCGTGAGGCCTATCAAAAAGGGCTGCGTGTTTCGCCTTTTGTGCTGGATCTGACTCCGGAGTCCGTCGAGTTGTCTGAGACAGTTCTGCCGCTAAAAATGTAGAGCGCCACGGCACGACCGCCAGGTGTTCGACGATTTTTCTGGACCTGTTTTTTGGTCGGGAAAGTGTCAAGAAAGATGACACTTTCCCTCTGAAAGGCTGATAAATATTCAGCCAATTCCACAGTCTTTAAAGTTTTAAATACGAGTGACCGATTTTCTCTGTGAACAACCAACGGAGGATCGGCATGATGTCTTTCTTGCGCATCAAAACACTCGCAGTACTTTCCACAACACTTCTGCTGGCAGCCTGCGGACCTGGAATTCCGGTTCTGCCAGATGACCCTAACAATGAACCCGCAGCGCAACAGCCCAGTGATGGAAACTCCGCTCAGGGTGGCACTGAGCTGCCAAGCACAGAAACACCAGGACTTGTCGAGCCGGAAACCCCGCCACCCGTGGCGACCAACCCCAACGATGATGTTCTAAGTCAATACCAGCATCTGGATCCAAATCACATCGTTCCGACCAAAGCGCTGGAAACAGCCGTATTGTATTTCCACGAAAACAAGGCGAAGTTCAAAAATCAGGCGGTGATGTCGATTTTGGATTTCAGCCAAAAGTCCACACAGAAACGCTGGTACTTCATCGACATGAAAACGGGTGCAGTGTGGAATGTTCACGTGTCCCACGGAAAAGGCTCTGACAGCAATCACGACGGCTTCGCAGAAAAATTCAGCAACGTGGAAGGTTCCAACGCCTCTTCTTTGGGTTTCTATAAAACGGCAGAGACTTATCAGGGCAGCAACGGTTATTCCCTGCGCCTGGATGGTCTGTCCACGACGAACTCCAATGCCCGCTCGCGCGCCATTGTCGTGCATGGAGCAAACTATGTTCAGGATTCCAACGTGATCCAGGGGCGCAGCTGGGGCTGTCCGGCGGTTTCCCAGGCCAATCGCGACAAGGTTATCAACCTGATCAAGGGTGGCAGCCTTCTTTACGCCTTTAAATAAACGCTCAGGGGTGTTTCGGCGCTTATTGAGAACAGGGAAAAATTATAAATACTCCCAGTTCCCATTGATAGGTCCGACTGTATCAAAACTGTTGTGGTAAGCATACGGTCCTCTCAGAAAGGATGTTTATGCTTACCACTTTTCGTTTATTTGCAGTCACTATCGGGCTTTCTCTGCTCTCAAGTGTTTCCCTGGCTCAGACACAGATGCAACTGGTTCTAAAAAAAGACATTGTTTTTGATGCTCAGAACAGCCGGTCCAGTCAGTCTTTCTATACACAATACAAGAATGACCACTGTTACATCAGTCTGGTGGGAAACAACCTGCGTAACAGCCAGTATGTAAATGCTCAGGGTTTGATTGTTTTACCAGTGGGTTTGAAGTTTACAGTGGTGAGTGTTGTTGATAATGACAAGGGCCTGGATCTGGAGACTCAAAAAATCTTTACCAAATCGTTCATCTATTCCGTGAACAGAGATATTGATACGTCCCTGACCCTTAATTGCTCTCGCAAGTACAGTCTGTTTAAACGCCTTGAAAAACCCAAAGAAGTTCTGGGTCTGTTCACAGAACTCGTAAGTTTGCAGCAATAGGCGGGGGGCGAGGCCAGTTTTGCGCCTTCCAATATAAGTCTGATTCGTTTTTTTCTTTTCGCTCATAGGAGTTTATCGTTCCTCCGATAAGAATTCCTATGAGCATCCTGTTTTCTTTCCTGCTGACATTCCTGTTAATGACCGTGTGCCTGCCTGTGCAGGCCAAAGAAACGGACAATTTGACCGGCAGGACCAAAAATCTTCCCGACAGCACTGAAATCTTTGATCGCGAGATGAACAAGCGTCTGCAGGAACTGCAGGCAGAAGCAAGCTCTGAAGGCATTTCCTGTAATGACCCACGCAAATTGCGTATTTTGTTTCATGACCTGAACGACGCGAGATTTTTTATTGGATCCTTGGAGTCCTGGGCGGAAGACAATTCGCAGATTGCCAAGCGTGAGCTGACAGCACAGCAGTCGGTCTATGACGGGGTTCTGGACAATGGCTGGATTTTCAACCGTCTGAAGCTGGCTTCGACTGTCAAAGTGAACGGCCAGTTGGTGGGCACCGATAAGTTCGGTCACTTCATCGATCAGGGTTTTGAGTTCTACACACCTTATCGTCAAAGTGGCTATCGCATGTCCACAGCCCTGCATTCCAGTTTGGGGTCTGAAAAAGGCTATTCGGGCGGGGCGTCCACCGGGACGATTTCTTATGCTGATGCCATGGCGAATTATCAGGGAATTTTGTTTTATCATGCTTTGGCCGAGGGCCCGAATCCTTACTTCCGCTGTTCTCAAGGCAAGTGGACCCAAATTCGCGAATTCCGCTGGGCTGATTACGTGGATGCGGGTTGGGACGAAGGCATCAACTGCAGTGTCATGGCATCCCCTGAAGCTCAGGCCAAGTTCAACGCCAATCTGGCGAAGCAGGGGCAGACCTGTCCCGCCGACACCAGTGCTTGTGCCCAGCTGAACACGCGGTACGCGGTCTTTGATGAATATATCCTTTCACCAGAGTGTCGAAAGGTGGCTAAGGCCCCTGTGGGATCTTATGGCTCGGGTAAATCCCCAGCGGTAAAATCCTCGACGGGTAAAAGCGGGAAGGGGACACGCTAATGGATTTGTTATCTTTGGTGGAAGCCCAGAAGTCTTTGGATGCGTTGCTGAAGTGTCCGGGTTTGCGTTGTGTGCTGGATGCCTTCGCCGTGGATCTGTCTAAAAATACCAGGGAAGACATTTACGTGTATCTGAAGGACGGCGGCAGCCCACAGGTGCAGCGACTTTGTCTGCCAATGGAACGCCCGCGCAGAGCGGAAGCCAATGAAGTTTGTTATATGGTGAAACTAAAGCGCGCCGGAGAAACGCAGGTGCTTTGGCGCAACGAACGGGGTCAGTGGAAGCTCAGCAACGCCTCTAAAAGGCCTCTCACGGCGGGTGAAAAGGCCCCTTCCGGTAAATAACGACTACAGAAGGCGAAGTTGTTCGCCGACCAGTTTTTTCAGATTTTCGACGTAACC encodes:
- a CDS encoding murein L,D-transpeptidase catalytic domain family protein, giving the protein MMSFLRIKTLAVLSTTLLLAACGPGIPVLPDDPNNEPAAQQPSDGNSAQGGTELPSTETPGLVEPETPPPVATNPNDDVLSQYQHLDPNHIVPTKALETAVLYFHENKAKFKNQAVMSILDFSQKSTQKRWYFIDMKTGAVWNVHVSHGKGSDSNHDGFAEKFSNVEGSNASSLGFYKTAETYQGSNGYSLRLDGLSTTNSNARSRAIVVHGANYVQDSNVIQGRSWGCPAVSQANRDKVINLIKGGSLLYAFK
- the lpdA gene encoding dihydrolipoyl dehydrogenase, which translates into the protein MQNFDVVVIGAGPGGYVAAIRSAQLGFKTAVIEREFLGGVCLNVGCIPSKAMITATHLLHKAQHNFKEMGLNIKGGIDVDMKQLVKWKQSVSDKMSGGVNQLLKGYGVTIIKGDAEFKSSKEISVKSSAGTESVQAKYFVVATGSRPIEIPGFKFDEKDICSSTGALAFDTIPKRVAVIGGGYIGLEISSYLRKLGTEVTVIEAQSALLAGVVDPDCAQIVTRKLTKAGVNVLYGAKAKGQKKVKDGYEVTVEINGKDEVVKCDKILVTVGRRPNGDQANLKAAGIQVDERGFVKVDAQRRTNVSNIFAIGDIAGQPMLAHKASHEGVLVAEVIAGHNRVYDAKTVPAVVFTDPEIAAAGMTEAEAKAKGHTDLLISKFPFAANGRAVSMMETDGFVKMIADKKTHVLLGVHIVGPEASNLISEAVLAIEMGARIEDLALSIHPHPTLGETMMEAAEATLGHAIHIIQKPLKA
- a CDS encoding 2-oxo acid dehydrogenase subunit E2 encodes the protein MNNERNSRNMATDVKLPELGEGVTEGELVKWLVKPGDAVKADQAIAEVLTDKATVEVPSPVAGVVKDLKFKSGDVVKVGATMITLDGAGAAKPAAAQPAAAAPAPAASTPAPAAGGGKAQDVKLPELGEGVTEGELVKWLVKPGDSVKADQAIAEVLTDKATVEVPTPVAGVVKELKFKSGDVVKVGSTMIILEGAGGAAAPKAAPAAAAAPAPAAAPATKAAAPVATASSDIFPPVADSKVLATPATRRLAREMGVDINSLTGTGLAGRVTREDVMSSGGGAAPAAAKAAPAAASMTIPKPAYQGPAGAAEERVPMIGIRKKIAENMQRSKHVIPHFTIMDEAKVDAMVALRESLKEHAEKNGTKITYLPIIMKALIATIREFPMFNASIDDAAGEIVYKKYFNLGFAADTPNGLVVPVIKNADQKSILEISKEILDLSKRARDGKLKPDEMKGATITVTNIGSIGGTYATPVINHPEVAILGMYKIDEKVVLKNGQVSAIKVMNYTMTADHRLIDGAVAARFLAAFIGRIENPGKLLVELI
- the sfsA gene encoding DNA/RNA nuclease SfsA; translation: MKFHSKLQEGIFLKRYKRFFADIEFQGQQVTAHVPNTGSLKSVNNPGQHCLFSESTNPERKLKYTLEMIKSPTGSWVGVNTATPNTVVRETLHHVVGHKKEVIGGFAHWAAFDEVKPEYKISAETRLDFALKKNNSDKMHFIEVKNVTLAEEGTAKFPDAVTERGQKHLRELMALMEQGHTAEIVFTIQRHDCGSFSPADDIDPEYGRLLREAYQKGLRVSPFVLDLTPESVELSETVLPLKM